One Mustela nigripes isolate SB6536 chromosome 5, MUSNIG.SB6536, whole genome shotgun sequence DNA segment encodes these proteins:
- the OARD1 gene encoding ADP-ribose glycohydrolase OARD1, with protein MAGSPNEDSEGSRITYVKGDLFACPKTDSLAHCISEDCRMGAGIAVLFKKKFGGVQELLNQQKKSGEVAVLKRDGRYIYYLITKKRASHKPTYENLQKSLEAMKSHCLKNGVTDLSMPRIGCGLDRLQWENVSAMIEEVFEATDIRITVYTL; from the exons ATGGCCGGCAGCCCTAATGAAGATTCAGAAGGAAGCAGA ATCACTTATGTGAAAGGAGACCTTTTTGCATGCCCCAAAACAGACTCTTTAGCCCACTGTATCAGTGAGGATTGTCGAATGGGTGCTGGGATAGCTGTCCTCttcaagaagaaatttggagGGGTGCAGGAACTGTTAAATCAAC aaaagaaatctggagaaGTGGCTGTTCTGAAGAGAGATGGGCGATATATATATTACTTG ATTACCAAGAAAAGGGCTTCACATAAGCCAACTTACGAAAATTTGCAGAAGAGTTTAGAGGCCATGAAGTCCCACTGTCTGAAGAATGGAGTCACCGACCTCTCCATGCCCAG aattgGATGTGGTCTTGATCGTCTGCAATGGGAAAATGTATCTGCAATGATTGAAGAGGTGTTTGAAGCCACAGATATCAGAATTACTGTGTACACACTGTGA